The Plasmodium yoelii strain 17X genome assembly, chromosome: 8 genome includes a region encoding these proteins:
- a CDS encoding 40S ribosomal protein S11, putative yields the protein MATALDVQHERAYQKQEGASFFNSKKLKKGSKSYTRYWKNVGMGFAVPKEAKEGVYVDKKCPFTGNVSIRGRILKGMVISNKMKRTIIIRRNYLHYVKKYNRFEKRHKNIPCHCSPCFDVKEGDIVTVGQCRPLSKTVRFNVLHVEKHQIFGSARKQFVLF from the exons atggCTACAGCATTAGATGTTCAG CACGAGAGAGCTTACCAAAAGCAAGAAGGAGCAAGcttttttaattcaaaaaaattaaaaaaaggatCCAAAAGTTATACCAGATATTGGAAAAATGTAGGAATGGGATTTGCTGTTCCAAAGGAAGCCAAAGAAGGTGTTTATGTTGACAAAAAATGTCCATTCACTGGAAATGTATCAATTAGAGGAAGAATATTAAA AGGTATGGTTATATCAAACAAAATGAAGAGAaccattattattagaagaaactatttacattatgtaaaaaaatataatcgaTTTGAAAAAAGACATAAAAACATTCCATGTCACTGTTCCCCATGTTTTGATGTAAAGGAAGGAGATATCGTTACAGTTGGTCAATGCAG GCCCTTATCCAAAACTGTCCGATTTAACGTACTACATGTAGAAAAACATCAAATTTTTGGAAGTGCAAGAAAacaatttgttttattttag